Proteins encoded within one genomic window of Arachis ipaensis cultivar K30076 chromosome B08, Araip1.1, whole genome shotgun sequence:
- the LOC110265669 gene encoding uncharacterized protein LOC110265669 — protein sequence MVVGVFLAVTVVVIEAHRRRRERCSLLALLLGVWIEWPRSASASGFYKLLESSAAGNQHWSCPKLVLCSLLKRVLIHSLFYRIVCRHTDEVESLAAARKAAISGSNPSDSIQVVNALLTQIDKLKSSPNVIILTTSNITTAIGKSL from the exons ATGGTGGTGGGTGTTTTCCTTGCCGTCACCGTCGTAGTTATTGAAGCTCACCGTCGCCGCCGTGAGAGATGCTCCTTGCTGGCGCTACTACTGGGGGTTTGGATAGAATGGCCCCGTTCTGCCTCTGCCTCTGGGTTCTACAAGTTGCTGGAGTCCTCTGCCGCTGGGAACCAACACTGGAGCTGCCCTAAG CTAGTGCTTTGCTCTTTACTGAAAAGGGTGTTGATCCATTCGTTGTTTTATAGAATCG TGTGTCGTCATACAGATGAAGTCGAAAGCCTTGCTGCGGCCAGGAAAGCTGCTATATCCGGTTCAAATCCTTCAGATTCTATTCAG GTTGTAAATGCATTACTAACTCAGATTGACAAGTTAAAATCATCTCCAAATGTGATAATCCTAACCACATCCAACATAACTACTGCTATTG GAAAATCTTTATGA